One Vanrija pseudolonga chromosome 5, complete sequence genomic window, AACACGGTCGGGCGGTAGAACCGCAGCAGGAAAGCTACTTGTGCCAGTCGTTCCAGTttgagctcgtcgctcgaTCCCAGAGCCAGCGCCATGGACAGGTACACGCCCAGCATCGACGGCTTGTCGACGGACACGCACTCGAACAGCACGTAGCGAACAAACGACTCGAGCCATGCTGAGCCCGCGAACCGCTTGACCATGCCGACAATGACCGAGTCGCCAGTGTGCAGTGAGATGAGCTCAACAATTTCGGTCGACGCTAGTTGAATCGGCGCGGCCGGAGATACCAGGTCGTACTGCATGTCGAACCCAGCCATTGTTCCGGCCCGCACAAACATGCTCCGGTAACCACGCGGGTCAAAGTTGTAGTCGAGGAACCCAGACTTGCGCTTGACCCAGATCGTGCGCGAGCGTACCAGACTGTCGCGGTCGCGCGGGTTGGATAGGTCGTAGGTCACAGGCCAGTATCGTGGCGAGTCGACCGTGATGGACACGATGGTGTCAAACGGTGCCACCAGTGTCGGCGAGATGAGATTCTGCTCTCCAGCTCTGCCCCGCACCTTGATCTTGATGGGCATGAAGATCGACTCTCGCGTGTCGACGTCACGAGCAATGAGGCAGCgtggctcgacggcgagcgcccaGAGGTGCCTGTACGCCTGGGGATACGCCTTGATGTCCATCGGCGACGCGAGGAAGCGAGGGAAGAAGGAGATGCTAAgagcggcgatggcgagatTCGAGTTGCCCAGGGTGAAGTAGCCTCGGCCAAGGAACAACAGACCCAGGGCCATGTGCATGGCCATGTGCGAGCCATATGTCACGCCTGCTCCCTCTTGGCCATGGGAGACACGGAGCCGGCGCATGACGTTGAGCTCACCAGTGCCAGACATGAgtgtggcgagggcgagggtcaGAATGTTGAGCGCCTGCCGCGCAGTATTTCTCCTGATCCTGCCCTCGTACGTCATGGACTGtccagccgccgccttgccaaggacgccgaagAACGTGAGGATGATGACGTGCGCTGCTTCGTTGGCGGTTGATGCAAATcggatgccgaggccgagacacGCCCCTGCAATGATGTTGAGGTAGGCCAGTTCCGTGTTGAGCTCCATGCCGCTCGTGCGCTTGTGGCCGTGGTGCAGGGATTGGATGAAGGCTGGCAGTTGAGCATCCACCCACTCCATCTGGGGCTTTACGTCGTCCCAGAGGATGAGGGCACGGGCATATGTGCGGATCAGAAGCTGGTCGGGTCGAACGCTCTCCAACGCGAGCGCAGTCTGTGGGATttcgagcaggtcggcaaTGTCCTGTCGACCCGTCTTGAGGTACATGagaccgagggcgagcgtcGCTCCCGGTGAAGTGACAGTGGCGTCAATGTGGGACGCCGTGCGCTTGTTCTTGCCGCCGTGTACTCGTGGCGCATCACCATGGATGCAAGGCGTGAGCTGCGCCAGCAGCCCACGTTCAGTCTCGCTGGACGATGATCCACCGCGACCGAGCATGATTAGGCCAAAGGCCATTGACGCCGAGAACGAGTAGGCTTCACGGCTCTCTGTGAAGCCGTCCACCCTAGGCATCTCGGAGCGTGCAATCTCGCCCAGGACAACCTCGGCCATGTGGAGGTTCTTGCTGCCCACGTAGATGAGACCGAGGCTGACCAGGGCGGTCGATTGGACAACCGGTGACTCGTTGAGCTCCATCGATCCAAGTGGaagcagcgcagcagcgtgcAATGACACCATACGAGTGACCTGGGGGTCGCAGCTACCGGCAAACGATGCGCCGAGACCAAGCAGCAGGCCAACAGACGTCATGTCGTGGCGGAGCTCCAAGTAGGGAAAGACGCCGATGGCGTTCATGGTCCGCAGGCGGCCAGTGAGaccaagaccaaggaggaAGCCCGCATGGTCTGCCGATGGTGTATCGGGACGGTTGAACGCGATCCACGACGCGTCAATACCCTTGGAGTCGGATGAAATGGAGAGGGCAGCGGACACGCCATTGTGGAAGCATGGCCAGTCGGCACCCTCCGGGATCTGCGCCTTGATGACATTGTTGCCAGGTACGACCTTGAcagcgagctcgatgagCGGAATATTCCAAGGGTCTGTGATTGTGGCCGATCGTGAGCTGTAGTGGAACATGCCCTGGCCGACAGTGATGGCCAATGTGCGGTTGGCAATCGTGTTGACCACGCTTTGGTGGTACTGCATGATGTCTTGTTCGCTGGGGGTTAGCTGAAGTCGGTGAAGTTAAGCCTACCTTGCGCCCTTGGGGTCCTCGACAGCGATGGTTCGTTGATGCGTCGTCTGCATGAtacgctcgacctcctcgacacgctTGTCGACACCGAAGCGGACATGTGGCAGTGCGGCAAAGTGGGCGTGCTTGGACGTCTCGCCAGTCACAGAGGCTACGATTTCACCAATGGTCGGCGGCTTCTTTGGCCCAGACTCGGGTCCCATGGGCAGGTCTGTGGTCGACACCTTGTCGGCCGTGTAAATCGAGGCCAGGTCCTTGCGATCGACAAACTCGAACACTTGGGGAGAGACGTCTTTCGAAGGGTTGACCTGGGCGACCCGGACAATCTCCTGGAGGGGCATGGCGACGCCAAATGGCAGATCTGCGAGCCACGCGGTGTCGACACCATTGTCGACCATGATCTTGACTGCGGTGATGGCGCGTTTCTCTATCGGGACGAGGGTGCCACCTCGGCGGGACTCTGGCGAGTGCGTCAACGTCGAGTAGATTGTGGCGACAAGGCGAGTCTGCTTGCAAGGATCTGGCGAGCCGAGGGGAGAGGCATTCGGGAAGCAGGATTGAGGTGATGGGAATGGCCGCGTAGGCCACATGAGGAGGCGGGAGAGGTAGAGGAGGATGTCTGGTGGTTCGTGGAACTGGTCCAGGAGTGGGTGGTCGACTGGTCGACTTGGGTATGCCAGGGGCGTGCCGGCCAATGCGCCTGGCATCAAGCGACGCCAGTAGTCAACCCAGTCTTCGCGCCCAATAGCGGCTGATAGTCGTAGCAGGACcggtgcgaggtgggtgagCCACGATGCTGTGGCCGACGACAGCCGCGAGTCTTGCGCCACGAggtggagggcgaggagtaCGTTTGGGGTGAGGGAGTGTGGCCTCACGGTGTCGGCTgttgtcgacgccggtgtCCTTTCTACCATTTTTATCCGCTGCGCCAATCGTCGGAGCACGGGGTCCGACTGCGTAGACCAGCCGGACAACAATTCGACGCGGGTGTCGTGTTCAGGCGAGGGAGTGAGGCCGCACATGGTGTAGAGGACATTGGAAAGGGTACGCCACTGGGTCTCGACCTCGCTTCGCTGCGGCGccatctgctgctgcaacTCGGCGAGGAACGCCTCCGACAGCTGGGCAAACTCGTTCTGCGACAGGGCGTATGACAACGCTTCGAGACATCGACACGCCACGCCCTGGGCCGGCTCGAAATCGAGCGAAACACGCAGTCTGTCTCCGTCACTGTACACCACGGTGACTTTGGATCCAGACGCATCGAGGAGGTCCACCACACGTCTCTCGCTTGACACGACCtcaccgtcgccgtcaaGGACCATGCTCAGGCTCGCTGCGAGCTTGTGCGCAACTTCGTCGCGTCCGTCGGCGGTCAACACCCGCGGAATCTGGACCGCCATCTGGtgggacgacgccgagaagagGTTGAGTGATCCGTCCTCCGCGAGCAGGAGTGTATCCAGGACGTTTGATCGTGTGGCCAGGACGGGgacggccgcgacgcagTGCACTCCTCGGAAGGCATTGAACACGAATGCCGGGCTCGGCTGGGACACCTCCTCTACACCGAATGTGAATAATGTCGTGGGCAGGTTGGTGAACGTCAACACAAGGTTGAGGTGCGCTGATTGCGGTGAGCGGTTCTCGGACAGGaacacgcgcgcggcgtcgaggtctACATCGCTGGGACATGTCAGCTGATTCCTCGGCCCTCAACTCACCCAGGTGGTCGCCACGAGTACACACGCTCGACAACAATCTCActgcgcagctcgagctgctccttATCCAGGCCCATGATCATGGTCGTCTCACCCAAGTCCTCGGCCATGACATGGAGCGATAAGCGTGGGTAGTCCCTCGCGTCATCGCGGCGCTTGCCGGCCATCGAAAGCCGCTGTGACTTTGTCTCTGTCCCAAAGCTGCTGACGCGTGTCACGCGGCGGGACGAGCCAAatgcggcggcagcaggcCCAGCGAACGGGTCGTCATCGGCTTCAATCTCGTTAGCCatggacgcgcgcgacgccttgcgccgcgagcggtccagcaggtcggcgccgcccaagcTCGACACCCGCCGATCTGTTGgcacgccggcaccgccaaaGCCCGAGACCCGGCGATCTGTCGGCACGCCCAGTGTCGAGCGGCTAAGCGaggcccgcccgcctcgccgactggagggcgggggtggtAGTTCAGTTGCgcgcagcagctcctcgggTCGCATACTCTTgacgctgctcgtcggcggcataTCATTCGTCTCCGGGAGGGGGATCCGCGCGCGCCGGTAGAACAGGAACTGACCCTCCTCGTGGTCGTACGCCACGAGAAGCGGGtatggcgccggcgcgacgtaGATAATCGACTGGGTCATTGGGATTttggtcgtcgacgcgttgGCGGCTAGACTTGGCTCTTCGTCGCCGAACCCGCCGCCGatctccgcctcggcgacccaCTTGAACTCGCCAAAGATGTCGGTGAAGGTGAAGAGGCGGGGGAGTTTTGgcgccttggcgtcctcgcggtcgacgaggtcgtcgagcacgctgACGCCGGTACGGTCGGCGAAGGAGCTTCGACGGGGTTTACGCCCCTTGGTCTCGGCGAGCCGTTtctgctcgcgccgctcaagcgcgcgctgtacgagcgcgccgccgtccggGAGGGCCCAGCACCGCTCCACAGGCCACGGGAGGGCAATCTTCGTGTCCTGACCCGAGGCGAAGTAGACAAAGGCGTACgacgcgaggaagacgaccaCGGCACGTTGTAGGCCCGTAGCGGACgggcggagctcggcgctctTCGCACCCCATTGCGCGTGCTGCGACGTGTGGAACGGGCCAAAAGTAGAGGATGCGTCGGGGGCCTTGGGTGTGCTGGGTGCCGCtgcgccctcgtcgcccggTGGTCGGAACCACACGAACGCGGCGTAGGCCACCTTCTCGCTCTGGTGCTCGTACGTGAACCGCCGGAAGATCTCCACCCCGCGCGACCAGGTCACGCTCCTCCCACTCCAGGTGAGTgcctcgtcggtggcgtTGGAGACCGAGCCCTCCTCGAGAGATAGTGGCGCAAACGTCTGGTGGATTGGCGCGCGGgaactgctgctgctgctcgagcccgaggctTCTTGCGACGGCCCATGCGTGCCGCTGGTCGAACTGCTGCCCGCACGCGCATACAGGACGTGACCTGGTGACACTCCGTCCCCGAGTACGGTGGCCTGAAGCATCACGAGGGTTTGTGGTTGTGTTGTGAAGATGAAGTGTGATTGATGATCGTGTTGACGGGGTTGTGTGCACTTTGTCCCTTGGACGCCAGGTGGAGGTTGCCCAAACAAAACATCCGTTCCTgtgatggtgatggcggcTCTATTGTGGCACTCGTCCAAACCATCACTGCCAGTCCACAAAACATCGTCTATGCAATGGGATCCATGAATGGGCAAAAGGAAAACTAAAAGGATAGGAAAACAGTAGAGTGCAATGTACAACACAGAGTGGCCCCATACTACCACTTCTCACTACCGACAGACTTCTCACACGCCAGCTCGATCTCTACGCCTTTATCCCGAGCACATGACGCAGGCGTCCTTGTTGTCGATGCTGCACTGAagggcggcagcagcgcgctcCTCTGCCCGacgcttggcctcctcgtaCGACAACTCCTCGCTCTCAGAGGGCTGGGGGCTGACGTCACGCTCAACCTCGCGAGCGGCAGCAACCTCGACGGGCTTGGCCTCACGGGCCTGCGAAGCCGCGGTGATCTCGGGAGGGacgggcgccgaggcagtGGTCTGGATCTTGACCTTGCGCAggggctcgacgaggctcgaggccgaggcgctcgaagccgtcgtgggcgaggtgACCTTCTTGGCAGCACCAGCCTCAAGGGTCTTGGCCTGCTTGAGAGTGCTGGCGTCGATGGTGAACTGGATGGCGTTGGCCGCAGGGCGGGTGCGGAGGTAGTAGGCACCAGTCTTGAGTCCACGCTTCCAGCCGTAGAAGTGCATCGACGTGAGCTGCGAGAACGAGGGGTTTGCAAGGTGGATGTTGAGCGACTGCGACTGGTCGATGAAGGCACCACGGTCGGCAGCAAGGTCAATGACCGCCTTCTGCGAGATCTCCCAAACAGTCTTGTAGATGGCCTTGAGCTCATCGGGGATGTTGGGGATGTGCTGAATCGAACCACCCGAGGCAATGATGAGGTTCTTCATGTTGTCGTCCCAGATGCCAAGGTTGATGAGGTCGCGGAGGAGCCAGGGGCAGATGATGGGGAAGTCACCCGAGAGCACACGACGCGAGTAGAGCATGGAGGTGTAGGGCTCGAAGCACTCGTTCCAGCCAAGGATCTGCGAGGTCGAGGCAGTGGGCATGGGGGCAACGAGGAGCGAGTTGCGGACACCGTGCTCGGCAATCTTGGCACGGAGCTCAGTCCAGTCCCAGAGGTCGGTGGGGACACGGCCCCAGAGGTCAGGCTGGAGCTTGCCCTGCGAGATGGGCGAGCCCTCGTACGAGGGGTACTTGCCAAGCTCCTGAGCCATCTCGTTGGAAGCCTCGAGGGCAGCGTGGTAGATGGTCTCGAAGATCTTGATGTTGAGCTCACGAGCACCAGGCGAGTCGAAGGGAAGACGGAGAGCCATGAAGGTGTCGGCGAGACCCTGGACACCAAGACCGACAGGACGGTGGCGCATGTTCGAGTTGCGAGCCTCGGGAACGGGGTAGTAGTTCCTGGTGATGACCTGGTCGAGGTTCTTGGTGACAACCTTGGTGATCTGGTGGAGCTTCTTGAAGTCGTACGAGTTGGTCTCGAAGTCGACAAAGGCAGGAAGGGCAAGCGAGGCAAGGTTGCAGACGGCGACCTCATCGGGGGCAGAGTACTCGATGATCTCAGTGCAGAGGTTGGACGACTTGATGGTGCCGAGGTGCTGCTGGTTGGACTTGCGGTTGGCAGCGTCCTTGTAGAGCATGAAGGGACCACCAGTCTCGGTCTGAGCCTCGAGGATGGCGAACCAGAGCTTCTGGGCCTTGATGGTCTTGCGAcccttgccctcgcgctcgtacTTCTCGTACAACTCCTCGAACTTCTCCGAGTGGACGTCGGCAAGGCCGGGGCACTCGGCAGGGCACATGAGGGTCCACTCGCCGtcctgctcgacacgcttCATGAAGAGGTCGGGGATCCAGAGGGCGTAGAAGAGGTCACGAGCGCGAACCTCTTCCTTGCCGTGGTTCTTCCTCAGGTCGAGGAAGTCGAAGACATCGGCGTGCCAGGGCTCGAGGTAGATGGCAAAGGCACCGGGGCGCTTGTTGCCACCCTGGTCGACGTAACGAGCAGTGGCGTCGTAGGCACGGAGCATGGGGACGATACCGTTGGAGTAGCCGTTGGTGCCGGCAATGTACGAGCCCTTGGCACGAATGTTGTGGATGTGGAGACCGATACCGCCGGCAGTCTTGGAGATCTGGGCACAGGTCTTGAGCGTGTCGTAGATGCCGTCAATCGAGTCGTCCTTCATGGCGACAAGGAAGCACGACGACATCTGGGCGTGGGGGGTACCCGAGTTGAAGAGGGTAGGAGACGCGTGGGTGAAGTAACGCTCCGACATGAGGTTGTAGGTCTCGAGGACCTTCTCAATGTTGTCACCGTGGATGCCGACAGCAACACGCATGAGCATGTGCTGGGGACGCTCGGCAACCTTGCCGTTGATCTTGAGAAGGTACGAGCGCTCGAGGGTCTTGAAGCCAAAGTAGTTGTAGGCAAAGTCACGGTCGTAGATGATGGCACCGTCAAGGACATCCTTGTTGGCCTGGACAATGTTGTAGACCTCCTCCGAGACCATGGGGGCCTGCTTGCCGGTCTTGGGGTTGACCCACTCGTACAGGTCGGCAATGACTTGCGAGAACACCTTCTTGGTGAGCTTGTGCGTGTTGGACACGGAGATCCTAGACGCGAGGATCGCGTAGTCGCTGAGACAATGTCAGCGGGAGAAGATTGGGTGGAGGTGAGGtcgggcgacgcgtcgaccCTCCCTTCGCCCCTCCTCAGGGTTTGACTCACGAGTGCATGGTGGTCATGGACGCGGCGGTCtcagcggcgagcgtgtcgagctcggccgtcgtGATACCGGGGTAGATACCGGCGGCGACCTTCTGCGTGATTAAAGCAGGCTCGACATGGTCGCGGTCCAGGCCGTACGACAGCTTGTTGAGACGGGCGGTGACTGGCGCGTGTCAACGATCgctccaccaccagcacgACGCGTTCAAACTCACCCTTGTCAAAGGCAACGGCCTCCTTGCGGCCATCACGCTTGTAGACCCACATAACCATTACGGAGTGTGGAGTCGAGAGGGGGAGTGTCTATAAGATATCTAGTGGAGAGAGTCTGGGAGGCTGGGTCAGCAAGTCCAAGTCGCGTCGCGTGCCCCGTGCCAATCTGGCGGGGTGGTCTACTCACTTGTCACCCAGAGCTCAAAGTACAGGTGGTCGTGTGGGCGTCGAGCGTTCTACTGTTGTCGTGTGGGCGTGGACAAGCTTATGTGCTGTCGCGCGTAGAGTGAGTCGTCGTGGGTTgagagaaggagaaggaggtggAAGATGAGAAGAGGGGCGAGGGTTGGGACCGGGTCAAATGTTATAAATCAAAGTGGTGGCTTGAGACGCGTCAACTCAGGGTAAAAATGACGTGTACCCCGGTGTTTTTACAATGTTTTGTTTGTTTCCTCTGATAACGACGCGCTTTATTTCTTGTGatcccgcgcgcgcgcgcgcgctggcgggcagGTCGCGCGTctggtgggcggcgcgtcaaTAACAGGAGCAGGCCATGGCGCGGACGCGACCGACCCGCACTGaccacccctccacccctcCCCGCGCTGTCCACACGCGCCTTGCCCCccgacccccccccccttcgcGCCTCTGACACACCAATGTCCTGGAATCATCCTGCCCCTCGCGGCTCCTAATCTTCCTACAATGCCCACTACGCTCATCGTCGCTCACTTGGGCCAGGGAGGGCTGAGGGGTTCACCCCTAACTCGCTTACCAATAGTGCTAGTAGCTCCACCTTGTCTCTgtcagcgccgtcgtcgtcgccgccgcgtcgtaAGTGCCTGCCCTCCTGCCTCCTGTcttctcggcgacgcgcagcacgaccagcaacaacaacaacaacaacaagctcATGTCCCTGGAACTCATCGAATCcacgctgctgcccaccAGGCCAATTGTTTGTGTGTTTGTGTTGGTGTTGATGGCTACTGATTGCGTTGTCGGCCGACAAGTGCTGCGACGACAATGTCTCTGCAACGCCTCGTCTGGCGCCAAGTGGCTTGTCTCGGGCGACGACACTCCACTCATCTTGCTTCATCCGTCCACAAATGTCGACTTTCGGTCGAAGTGTCCGTTAACACCACTGCCCGTCGAGGAGCCGGCATGTCGGTTGTAACCCCTTGCGCGTGATCCAtgacgcgacgcgcacgcacgacgcgtCAGAGTGATATTAATGACTAGCGCCTAGCACTAATCAGTCACatgagcacgccgtcgatcATGCCGGGCATGTGCTGGTGGGCATACCATTCATTCCACTGCACTGGCGGTGTGTTTCTTCGCacccgcacacacacgccagaGCGTCTGCAATCTTCTCACGCCCCCATCCCTCACCGTCCCAATACACTCTGGCGTCTGGCCATGACAAGACGTGGTGCGAACGACGCATTGTATCAGGTGCGAACATTGACACGCACTGACGGAAAGTACATAAAGGCCACACTCTCATTGAATCTGTTCTATCCATCCATTCCCTCTCAACTCTAGTGGTACATTGCGTCTCCACCGAGTCTCTTTGACAACCTCGCCCCCGGGCACCAAAACACGACACCCCACACGTACCCGCCCAGTTCGAGTCGATGCGAATGCATGTAAGGTATGGAGAATCAGAAGATGAAGCCAGTAGTACACCAGTGGACAAGTCACTCGCCGCCCTTCCCTCCGCAGCGGCCgccccctccaccaccacacccaccccccaggACAGAACTCTAAGAGGAACAAGCAGATCAAGCTTCAGACTTGCGCTTCgacttcttctccttctttccctccttgtccttcttcttctccttcttctccttctttctcctctcctcgtcgtcggcctcctccttgggctcctcgtcccgcttgcgcttctccttcttgtccttcttaTCAGacttgtccttcttgtccttcttctccttcttgggAGAAGCGACAGGAGCGTCCTTGGAAGCGACAATCTTGGCGAGGGCAGGGTCCATTGGTCCGCGGTTCTTCTTAGCCTCGGCCTGGTCCTTCTCAATTTGCTTGACAGCCTCGGAaatctcgacgtcgtcaacgtcaccctcgtcgtcatcgtcctcgtcgtctccgaGGTCGGCAGCGATGGCGGTCAGGGCCTTCTGGATGGCGTCCGAGTTCTTGGACACGGGAGCGCCAGTCTCGAAGAAGTTGAGGCGCTCCTCAACCTGAGCACGGAGAGCCTCACCAAACTTGTTGGTGGGGACGTCGGAGAAGCAGTCGATACGGCAGGCGATCGAGCACTTGTTGGCGAGGAAACGCGAGATGCGGCCCTTGTGCTTGgagccggcgcggccgatGAACGACGAGTGGTAGATGAGACCGTACTTGGGGGTGTTGCCCTTGGTCTTGAGGGCACGGAAGAGGGCCTTCTCGGCACCGAGAATCTGCACAGTCGAGGCAGGGTActtggcgaggttggtgaGCGAACCGGCGTGCGAGATGAGACGAGCGGCAATGGTCTCGCCGATGAGGGCCGAGAGGTTGGGGGCAACAATGCTCATCTTCTCGATGAGGTAGGCGCGGAGGGCCTTGCGgtactcggcgagcttgacgacACGCTCGGCGAAGGTGGAGATGTTGAtgaggtcgacctcggagaTGTCAGAGCCCATGGAAGCGCGCGAAGCGTCAAGGACGTTGCGAGCGCgggtctcgtcgtcgtcgaggatctcCTGGATCTCGGGGAGCGAGTCCTCGGTGAGGGTGGTGCGGTCGCCGATGAGAACGGCGAGACGGGCGTACTGGTGAGCGTCGGGGACGAGCTTGTAGAGCTCGGGGAAGTGCCATCCGTACCACTCGCGGCAGCGCATAGCAAAGGTGTTGAGgtccttgtcgagctggtcCGACAGAGAAATAGCCTGGATGATCATGTTGTCCGAACGGTTGACGTTGAACTGGCGACGAGTAAGCCACAGTGCCACAACCGATGCCCAGCTGCACTACTCACCTTGACCTTTCCACGCGAGTACGAGTGACCAAGACCAAGCTGGGCGGTAGCAACGTCACCCTTCTGGAGgccctccttggcgaggaaCTTCTCCTGGTGGAGACGGATGCCACGGATCAGCTCGAGGGCACGCTCTCCAGCGTCACAGGggatggcgagctcgccctggATCGCACCACCAAGACCACGCTCAGCAACACCAAGCAGAACAGGGCTCTGCTTCTTGTTGCCCTTCGATCCCTCGGAATGAAtgacgaggttgaggagcgaCTTGAGGTGGGGGTTGAGGACACCCTCGGAGATGTCGTTGGCGTTCTCGAGGGCCTGGGCAGCCGAGGTGAAGGGGAAGAAGGAGGCGAGGGTGACCATGCGGTTGAACTGGTTGTAGTCGTTGACGGCATCCTGGAGCTGCTTCGAGCGCGCAGCAATCTCCTCCTGGAGGTTGACGGTGAAGAGCGAATAGCCCGAGGCGCCCTCGTAGAGGACGTGGGTGAGGGAGCCCGACATTGTGGCTGTTTTTGggggtcggcgacggggtggtgtaaggctgctgctgctgcttgcctGTGTCGTCGGGAGTTGACGCTGCAAGAGAGTGAGATGGACGAGCTGTTggccttgctgctgctcgttgaGATGATGGAGCTCGCTGCTACTTCTGCCATCCTCGAACTTCTTGTCGAAGAAATCTTGAATTTTTTAAGTACATTTTTGGGTTTCTCCCACCCAGCACGTGGGGATCGCGTGGTGAGTCACGTGATCTATATTGATCTCGACTCATTTACCGGCAATGCCGTCATGCAGTGGTGGTCTGCCCAGCCAAGGCAATAGGCATGTCCTCGATGAGTTCTCGACCGACTCCTCACGGCGCGGGACATAGCTTACCCGGGCGACATCAACGACGGCAGCCGACCATTTCCTGCAACAAAACTCGACTCATCCTCCAAACACAGCTCTTGAAACACAACACTTCCTCTTTCACGACAGCAAGACCCTCGCCAccatgtcctcctcgtcgccgacgccatcgacATCGTCGGCAGAGAGGAGAATGTCAAACGGAAAGGCAAAGCCAAAGAAGGCTCCACCTCCAGTCTCGGTCCACTTTGTGAGTCAGCTGCGGAATGTGCAAGCTGGAGCACTGCTAACCCACCTGCAGTTGGGAACATGTAGTGGTGAGTTGGCTCGAACGGCGGGGGCGACATCGTATGGTGATGTAGCGGCCTGCGCGGGCTCGTAGAGCTCAAGCTGGCTTCATCGGTTCGAAGACAATTCTGGTCGTGTGCATGATGTGGTCAACCACCATTGCACAACGTGGTCGACCACCATTGCTCGATGGCGGCCACCCGATACCGTTCGCGACCGATGCTGACGTTCCAGGCGGCGGCCCCATCATCTCGCGCCAGTGTtcggccaccgccgtcgacctcggcaacaACATTTGGTGTAGGTGACAACCCTCGTGGGCGCCCGAGCCCTACTGACAATGTCTCAGTGttcgacgccgctgacggcACCAACAACCGGCTTCACCAGTCGTCCCTGCGCATGGTGAACATTTCGCGCATCTTCATCACGCACATGCACGCGGATCACATTCTTGGCATCGTGGCgatcctcggcgtcatcatGAGCGGCGTGGGGCAGAGCCCAGCCGGTCTTGAGCGTCTGCGCCAGGCGGGCACCCTAAAGAGGGTGAGTTACATGGCTTCGTGAGGTTCTAACTCTCCAGCCGGATATCAACATCTACGGACCCGCTGGCCTCCGCAGGCTGATTCGCACCATGCTGGAATGCACAGCCATCACCCTCACCGGCGCGTACGCCGTCCACGAGCTTATCCCAGAGGGCGGCTCTCCTTCAGCGGCATGCAAAGCTGGCGACCTCCACGTCAATGAGGCCCAGGGAATCGACTTCCACCCGAACGACCAGGGCGTGTGGGAAAACATTGTGGACGACAGGCCAAC contains:
- the bimE gene encoding Negative regulator of mitosis, which produces MLQATVLGDGVSPGHVLYARAGSSSTSGTHGPSQEASGSSSSSSSRAPIHQTFAPLSLEEGSVSNATDEALTWSGRSVTWSRGVEIFRRFTYEHQSEKVAYAAFVWFRPPGDEGAAAPSTPKAPDASSTFGPFHTSQHAQWGAKSAELRPSATGLQRAVVVFLASYAFVYFASGQDTKIALPWPVERCWALPDGGALVQRALERREQKRLAETKGRKPRRSSFADRTGVSVLDDLVDREDAKAPKLPRLFTFTDIFGEFKWVAEAEIGGGFGDEEPSLAANASTTKIPMTQSIIYVAPAPYPLLVAYDHEEGQFLFYRRARIPLPETNDMPPTSSVKSMRPEELLRATELPPPPSSRRGGRASLSRSTLGVPTDRRVSGFGGAGVPTDRRVSSLGGADLLDRSRRKASRASMANEIEADDDPFAGPAAAAFGSSRRVTRVSSFGTETKSQRLSMAGKRRDDARDYPRLSLHVMAEDLGETTMIMGLDKEQLELRSEIVVERVYSWRPPGDVDLDAARVFLSENRSPQSAHLNLVLTFTNLPTTLFTFGVEEVSQPSPAFVFNAFRGVHCVAAVPVLATRSNVLDTLLLAEDGSLNLFSASSHQMAVQIPRVLTADGRDEVAHKLAASLSMVLDGDGEVVSSERRVVDLLDASGSKVTVVYSDGDRLRVSLDFEPAQGVACRCLEALSYALSQNEFAQLSEAFLAELQQQMAPQRSEVETQWRTLSNVLYTMCGLTPSPEHDTRVELLSGWSTQSDPVLRRLAQRIKMVERTPASTTADTVRPHSLTPNVLLALHLVAQDSRLSSATASWLTHLAPVLLRLSAAIGREDWVDYWRRLMPGALAGTPLAYPSRPVDHPLLDQFHEPPDILLYLSRLLMWPTRPFPSPQSCFPNASPLGSPDPCKQTRLVATIYSTLTHSPESRRGGTLVPIEKRAITAVKIMVDNGVDTAWLADLPFGVAMPLQEIVRVAQVNPSKDVSPQVFEFVDRKDLASIYTADKVSTTDLPMGPESGPKKPPTIGEIVASVTGETSKHAHFAALPHVRFGVDKRVEEVERIMQTTHQRTIAVEDPKGASEQDIMQYHQSVVNTIANRTLAITVGQGMFHYSSRSATITDPWNIPLIELAVKVVPGNNVIKAQIPEGADWPCFHNGVSAALSISSDSKGIDASWIAFNRPDTPSADHAGFLLGLGLTGRLRTMNAIGVFPYLELRHDMTSVGLLLGLGASFAGSCDPQVTRMVSLHAAALLPLGSMELNESPVVQSTALVSLGLIYVGSKNLHMAEVVLGEIARSEMPRVDGFTESREAYSFSASMAFGLIMLGRGGSSSSETERGLLAQLTPCIHGDAPRVHGGKNKRTASHIDATVTSPGATLALGLMYLKTGRQDIADLLEIPQTALALESVRPDQLLIRTYARALILWDDVKPQMEWVDAQLPAFIQSLHHGHKRTSGMELNTELAYLNIIAGACLGLGIRFASTANEAAHVIILTFFGVLGKAAAGQSMTYEGRIRRNTARQALNILTLALATLMSGTGELNVMRRLRVSHGQEGAGVTYGSHMAMHMALGLLFLGRGYFTLGNSNLAIAALSISFFPRFLASPMDIKAYPQAYRHLWALAVEPRCLIARDVDTRESIFMPIKIKVRGRAGEQNLISPTLVAPFDTIVSITVDSPRYWPVTYDLSNPRDRDSLVRSRTIWVKRKSGFLDYNFDPRGYRSMFVRAGTMAGFDMQYDLVSPAAPIQLASTEIVELISLHTGDSVIVGMVKRFAGSAWLESFVRYVLFECVSVDKPSMLGVYLSMALALGSSDELKLERLAQVAFLLRFYRPTVFEREYSTLGGEKRHPILRQTFLHALQLRLTARQGTQESQVAYLRGANPTPAEVAALAVYLAHNHVPARRLLQALSQLVPAAAAAGSSGTELEIKAREASDKYATAVLEQFDAEEDTLPADLGAWKLPSVRAALGAWASA